CTCGTGTGGGACCACGTGCTGAACGCGTGGCTCGACGTGCAGGCGTGCGTCGTCGTCGACCGAGCGGGTCGCGCAACGCGCGGACACGGGCCGGGCTTCGAGCATCCGCCGTTCGTCCTCGAGCGCGCGCTCCGCCACGGCGAGAGCGTGGGCGACGCGCTCGGGCGCCTTGCGGACCGGGCGACGCTCGGGCGCGAGGAGGGCGCGGTGGGGTTCCTGAGCCGCGGCGCGCTCGACCGGACGGAGCTCACGACCGCCGCGGTCCTCGCAGCGCTCCTGCCCCGGCTCCGGCCGGAGCTCTACGGACTCTGACGGAATTCGCAGGGGGTCGCGGAAATCCGCAAGCGACTCGAACAGGTCCAGTCGACGGAACTTCGAAGTTACGAAATCCAAAGCTTCATTCTCGCGCCGAAGCTCCTGGGAACCATGCGCCGTCCGCTCATCAAGACCCCGCCCCCGGGCCCCGCCGCGAAAGCGATCGTGGCGCGCGACACCGCCGCCCTCATGACCACGACGAAGACGGCGCCCGTGGTCGCGGAGCGGGCGGAGGGCGTGTGGATCGAGGACGTGGACGGCAACCGCTTCCTCGACTTCACCTCGGGCGTCGGCGTCGTGAACACGGGCTACGCGAACCCGCGGGTCGTCGAGGCGATCCAGCGCCAGGCGGCGAAGCTCATCCACTACGCGGGCACCGACTACTACTACCGCGAGCAGGTCGAGCTCGCCGAGCGCCTCGCGAAGGTCACCCCCGGCGCGTTCGCGAAGAAGGTCTTCTTCTCGAACTCGGGCACCGAGAGCAACGAGGCCGCGATCAAGATCGCGCGTTACCACAAGCGCCGACCGCAGTTCATCGCGTTCGTGGGCGCTTTCCACGGCCGCTCGATGGGATCGCTCTCGCTCACGGCCTCGAAGATCGTCCACAAGCAGCGATTCTTCCCGACGATGCCGGGCGTCACGCACGTTCCGTACGCGAACCCCTACCGCAACCCGTGGGGCATCGACGGGTACGCCGACGGCGCGGAGCTCGTGAACCGCGTGATCGACCACGTCGAGAACCTCTTCTCCACGATGCTTCCGGCGGAGGAGATCGCCGCGCTCTTCGTCGAACCCGTGCAGGGCGAGGGCGGCTACGTCGTGCCGCCCAAGCAGTTCCTGCCCGCGCTCCGCAAGCTCTGCGACGCGCACGGCATCCTTCTCGCAGCGGACGAGGTCCAATCGGGCTTCGGTCGCACGGGCAAGATGTTCGCGCAGGACCATTTCGGCGTCGCGAGCGACCTCCTCTCGCTCGCGAAGGGCATCGCGAGCGGCGTCCCCATGGGGGCACAGGTCGCCCGGGCGGATCTCGACTTCGACGTCTCCGGCGCGCATTCGAACACGTTCGGCGGCAACGCGCTCGCCGCGGCGGCCGCGCTCGCGACGCTCGACTGCCTCGAAAAGGACGGCCTCGTCGAGAACGCCGCGAAGCAGGGCAAGCGCCTGCGCGAAGGTCTCGACGCGCTCAAGGCGAAGCACGACGCGATCGGCGACGTGCGCGGCCTCGGCCTCATGCTCGCGACCGACTTCGTGAAGGACCGCGCCTCGCGCGAGCCCGACGCGAAGCTCCGCGACCGTGTCGCGGACGAAGCGTTCAGGCGCGGCCTCGTGCTCCTGCCGTGCGGCAAGTCGTCCCTGAGGTACATCCCGCCGCTCGTGGTGTCCGCGGAGGAGATCGACGCTGGGCTCGAGGTTCTCCGAGAGGCGATCACCGCAGCCTTGAAGTGACGGGCAGGCTCCGAAGCCTTATATATGGCGGGCTTGAGTCATCGAGCCATGGTCCCCCGCCCAGCCGGGCGGCTCCGTCCGCTCGGCCTCGCGGCGATCCTCCTCCTGGTCGCCCTCCCGGTCCTCGCCCCCTTCGCGGAGGGCGCGCGCGCCTCGACCGAGCATATGCTCCCCACCGCCCGCCTCGGCGCGGCCGCGGTCCAGGCGAACGGCTTCATCTACCTCATCGGCGGCCGCACGGGCCACACCTCGTACCTCGACGAGATCGTGAAGTTCGACCCCGCGACCGGCAAGAGCGAGGTCGTCGCCCGTCTTCCGCCGTCCACCGCGGGTCCGGCGGGACGGCAGAGCGCGTCCGCGGTCTACAGCGGGTCGAAGATCTACGTCTTCGGCGGCGCGGTGATCGTGACCGCGACCTTCCCCGACGGCTCGCAGGGCCCCGTTCCCCAGTCCCTCCCCGACATCGTCGAATGGGATCCTCAGAACCCCTCGCAGGCGCCGACGCTCCTCGTCGACCGCCTGCCGCGCCCCGTCTGGGGCACGGGGGCGGCCTATTACAACGGTAAGGCGTACGTGTTCGGCGGCTTCCAGTTCGACATCAAGAAGCCGACCGACATCGGCCGCAACGACGAGATCTACGAGTTCTCGCCCGCGAAGTCCGTCGGCTCGCGCGTCGTGAAAGCCCCGGGCGCGCTCCCGTATCCGCTGCAGGACGCGGGCGTCGCGGTCGCGGGCCCCTATGCCTACCTCTTCGGCGGCCTCGCGACGCTCACGCGCGAGCCCGACGCCGAAAGCGGCGCGTCGACGCAATCGACGGTCGTGGACACGATCATCCGCGTCTACCTGCCAACGACCGACGCGGAGAACCTCACGGCGACGAAGCCGAAGGCGCGCCTCCCCGCGCGCCTCCAGTACCACAGCGCGGCGCTCGTGCCCGACACGAAGGACATGATCTACGTATTCGGCGGGCGGCAGGCCGACGGGACGCCGACCGCCGCCATCCACGCCTTCGACCCTTCGAGCCACGAGGCGTTCGCGCTTCCCTTCACGCTTCCCGGGGCCCGCTTCGCGGCCGCGGCCGCCGAGGTCGGCGGAAACGTGTACGTCCTCGGCGGTCGCGACACGGCCTCGCACGAGAACGGCATGCGCGACATCGTGAAGTTCGTCGCGGGCGCCACCGAGCCCGGCGCCCCGCGCGACGTGCGCGCCGACGCGGGCGAAACCATCCTCGTCTCGTGGTCCCCGCCCTTCTACGACGGCGGCGCGCCCATCACCGGCTACAAAGCGTATCGCATCGATCCGAGCGGCAACACGACGCTGCTTGCGACCCTCTCGGCGGGCGCGCTCACCCATCGCGACACGCCGCCCGCGAAGGGCGTTCTCTACACCTACCGCGTGACGGCGACGAACGAGAAGGGCGAAAGCCGCGCAGGCGGCGAGGTCCAGATTCGCTCGCCCACGACGCCGCCCTCCGCGCCCCGGGCGGTCGCCGTCTTCCCAAGCGACCGCGCGCTTCTCGTGCGGTGGGAGCCCCCCGCGGACGACGGCGGCCTTCCCATCGCGGCGTACCGGATCTACCGCGACGTCGCCGACGCCTCGGGCCGTCCGCACGCGACGTGCCCGGGCGACGCGAGCGGCGGCTGCATCGAGAACGGCTTCCGCGACGCGGGCCTCGTGAACGGCGTGAACCACACGTACCGCGTCGTCGCGGTCAACAGCCGCGGTCCTTCGCCCGCGAGCGAGGCCGCGACGGGTTCGGCGGCCGCGACGCCTCCGGCGCCGACGCGCCTCGCGGCGACGGTCGCCGGCACGAGCGTGTTCCTCACGTGGGACGCGGTCGATCGGCCCGGCGTCTCGTACCACGTCCATCGCGGCGTGGACGGCGCCGCCCCCGCGCGGATCGCGACGGTCCACGACCCCGCCTACACCGACGAGCGGCTCGAACGCGGCCGCGTCTACCGCTA
This DNA window, taken from Candidatus Thermoplasmatota archaeon, encodes the following:
- a CDS encoding acetyl ornithine aminotransferase family protein, translated to MRRPLIKTPPPGPAAKAIVARDTAALMTTTKTAPVVAERAEGVWIEDVDGNRFLDFTSGVGVVNTGYANPRVVEAIQRQAAKLIHYAGTDYYYREQVELAERLAKVTPGAFAKKVFFSNSGTESNEAAIKIARYHKRRPQFIAFVGAFHGRSMGSLSLTASKIVHKQRFFPTMPGVTHVPYANPYRNPWGIDGYADGAELVNRVIDHVENLFSTMLPAEEIAALFVEPVQGEGGYVVPPKQFLPALRKLCDAHGILLAADEVQSGFGRTGKMFAQDHFGVASDLLSLAKGIASGVPMGAQVARADLDFDVSGAHSNTFGGNALAAAAALATLDCLEKDGLVENAAKQGKRLREGLDALKAKHDAIGDVRGLGLMLATDFVKDRASREPDAKLRDRVADEAFRRGLVLLPCGKSSLRYIPPLVVSAEEIDAGLEVLREAITAALK
- a CDS encoding kelch repeat-containing protein, which codes for MVPRPAGRLRPLGLAAILLLVALPVLAPFAEGARASTEHMLPTARLGAAAVQANGFIYLIGGRTGHTSYLDEIVKFDPATGKSEVVARLPPSTAGPAGRQSASAVYSGSKIYVFGGAVIVTATFPDGSQGPVPQSLPDIVEWDPQNPSQAPTLLVDRLPRPVWGTGAAYYNGKAYVFGGFQFDIKKPTDIGRNDEIYEFSPAKSVGSRVVKAPGALPYPLQDAGVAVAGPYAYLFGGLATLTREPDAESGASTQSTVVDTIIRVYLPTTDAENLTATKPKARLPARLQYHSAALVPDTKDMIYVFGGRQADGTPTAAIHAFDPSSHEAFALPFTLPGARFAAAAAEVGGNVYVLGGRDTASHENGMRDIVKFVAGATEPGAPRDVRADAGETILVSWSPPFYDGGAPITGYKAYRIDPSGNTTLLATLSAGALTHRDTPPAKGVLYTYRVTATNEKGESRAGGEVQIRSPTTPPSAPRAVAVFPSDRALLVRWEPPADDGGLPIAAYRIYRDVADASGRPHATCPGDASGGCIENGFRDAGLVNGVNHTYRVVAVNSRGPSPASEAATGSAAATPPAPTRLAATVAGTSVFLTWDAVDRPGVSYHVHRGVDGAAPARIATVHDPAYTDERLERGRVYRYYVRAADQAGAGPPSNVAEAPLFERPTAPRNLVANASGGVVRLTWDPPVSGGGAPAVQYLVKREAPGAEAAYVASGLTATSWEDANVVAGLTYRYFVEAANAAGKSAAAGPASAAPGAVANARPTASLTATAATLRVAEKITFDASYSTDADGRVVEYAFDFGDGVTTGWVKTPTVEHTYATNGSYTAKLVVRDDRGAESERAASWNLVVGAVKRDENTDNPRPPVDDRPGVEAGRLPHPGIAMLVLVLFGAARALKRRRD